From one Bombus affinis isolate iyBomAffi1 chromosome 9, iyBomAffi1.2, whole genome shotgun sequence genomic stretch:
- the LOC126919919 gene encoding organic solute transporter alpha-like protein, protein MEIEFNNLENSFRNLSCDHNYVPSTIENIESLNVFGIGLLSFGTVLSTLTLYFAMDAFHNIFYQKETRSYKTNSIMILSVYPIASVCSLTALGMPRTQLLSEAVTQIFLTIALYRLYLLLVYIGRKKVTETPPLILRVGPCCCWPCLPFPNLEMTDANLSWLRLLVLQLPIIQGLIYCISLFMSIEEPTLATQYGIYFQPFTVISIFLGIYGLTVTMKSLQEVAPEAKLHRKTTVSQMVLLFSKLQAFIVKSLPQTGLFPCNPPITPQIYANVTYNALMLIEMLLLCYAARYVYYVDLEREEETTAVEATDRSKDKSMEQANSTNNNEANRQPSALTA, encoded by the exons ATGGAGATTGAATTCAACAATTTGGAGAATTCCTTCAGGAACCTGAGCTGCGATCACAATTACGTGCCCTCTACGATAGAGAACATAGAAA gTTTAAATGTGTTTGGTATAGGTTTATTGAGCTTTGGTACCGTACTCTCCACTTTGACCCTATACTTTGCCATGGATGCTTTCCACAATATTTTCTACCAAAAGGAAACAAGATCCTACAAAACGAACAGTATCATGATCCTATCAGTGTATCCTATAGCAAGTGTCTGTAGTCTTACAGCTCTTGGAATGCCAAG GACTCAGTTGCTATCGGAAGCTGTAACTCAAATCTTCTTAACGATAGCCCTGTATCGACTGTATCTGTTACTGGTCTACATAGGACGTAAAAAGGTCACAGAGACGCCACCATTAATATTACGAGTTGGTCCCTGTTGCTGCTGGCCCTGTCTGCCCTTTCCAAATCTTGAAATGACCGACGCTAATTTGTCCTGGCTCCGACTACTAGTCCTGCAACTTCCTATTATTCag GGACTGATTTATTGCATATCTCTCTTTATGTCGATCGAAGAGCCTACTCTCGCAACGCAATATGGGATTTATTTCCAGCCATTCACAGTGATCAGCATATTTCTGGGAATATACGGACTGACTGTTACCATGAAGAGTCTGCAGGAAGTCGCTCCAG AGGCGAAACTACACCGCAAGACCACAGTATCCCAGATGGTTCTGCTGTTTTCAAAGCTACAAGCGTTCATCGTGAAGAGCCTACCACAAACAGGCCTATTTCCTTGCAATCCACCAATTACGCCACAAATTTACGCCAATG TTACCTACAATGCCTTGATGCTAATCGAGATGCTGTTGCTCTGCTACGCGGCAAGGTACGTTTATTACGTCGATCTGGAAAGGGAGGAAGAAACGACGGCGGTTGAGGCGACAGATCGGTCCAAAGACAAGAGCATGGAACAAGCGAACTCGACGAATAACAACGAGGCCAACAGGCAGCCATCAGCGTTGACTGCGTGA